GCCGCGCCGGAAGCCACCCTGAGGAAGGGGCACCGGGACACCGAGGGGTTCCCACTTTTTCCTCAGCCTGTGACGCCCGCGTCCTCGGGTGGATTCGAGGGGCGCCTGGGCACGGCCAGCCGAGGCTCTCGAGAGTCCCAATGTCgttttccacctcaggcctccttTTCTGAGGCAGGGCCCGGGACCTCGCGCTCTCGCCTCAGGCTCCGGCCCACGCGCCCGCCGGGCCGCCAGGCGCGCAACGGAAagcgcccccgccccgccccgcccactGCGTGACGCGCACCCGGCCGAGCCAATCAGAGCTCGGGGCGCGCGCCCCACACGCCGGCCCCCTCCGCCCCTCAGCTTAAGAAAGGGCGCGCGGACCGCGCAGGGCCAGAGCGCCGAGCAGCGCGGAGGGTGCGACTGTGAGACGGCAGGAGACGTCTGCCCTGCGGTGCACGCGACCCTCGAGACGACAGAGCGGCTACTGCCAGCAGCGAAGGCGCCTCCCGCGGAGCGCCCCGACGGCGCCCGCTCGCCCATGCCGAGCTGAGCGCGGCAGCGGCGGCGGGATGCTGGCGCTGCTGGCCGCCAGCGTGGCGCTCGCCGTGGCCGCCGGGGCCCAGGACAGCCCGGTGCCCGGTAGCCGCTTCGTGTGCACGGCACTGCCCCCGGAGGCGGTGCACGCCGGCTGCCCGCTGCCCGCGATGCCCATGCAGGGCGGCGCGGTGAGTCCCGAGGAGGAGCTGCGGGCCGCGGTGCTGCAGCTGCGCGAGACCGTCGTGCAGCAGAAGGAGACGCTGGGCGCGCAGCGCGAGGCCATCCGCGAGCTCACGGGCAAGCTAGCGCGCTGCGAAGGGCTGGCAGGCGGCAAGGCGCGCGGCGCGGGGGCCACGGGCAAGGACACTATGGGCGACCTGCCGCGGGACCCCGGCCACGTCGTGGAGCAGCTCAGCCGCTCGCTGCAGACCCTCAAGGACCGCCTGGAGAGCCTCGAGGTAGCGGCCCGCGGGGAGCGCGGGGGACCTGGAATGGGGACGCTCCCGAGTCGGGGGCGGAAGACTCGGGAGGATGGGGAAAGGGGGCCTGGTCCTGGGGAGGGTGTGATCGTCCGTGGGGGTGAGCTGGACTTGAGGGTGAAAGGCGGGGATCTAGATCCTGCTCGGGAACTCCCCTGCGTGGTATCCCTTCCCACACCGTTGCTCTTGCTGGAAGGAAACGTTTAAATTCCACCCCCGCGCGTCGGGACTGCCCGCGGGATCCGCCGAGCACTTCCCGAGGTCCGGGCTAGCGAACCCAGACGGCCAAGCCGCGGGCGCCAAATACCCGGGGAGGCGGTAGCCTCTATCCTCTTGCAAATCTCCAAATCTCCGCGAGCCGAGATGCGCTCCCACAGGCCGTGCGGGTTGCTGCGAGGCTGCCGCGAGAGGTCAGCTGCCCCGGGCATCTggtgtttctttctttaaatcagGTCAGGCTGAACTAGAGGGGGCGGAAGTCTGGGGGCGGGGGTTGCCGGGAGGCGAGCGCAGGGGGTCACCGGCGACCCCAGAGCGCGCCTTAGAGGGGCAACCTCTGGTTAACTTCAAAGACTCCCCTCTCTGCAAGTTGGACCATTTTAAGGTGCTCTTCCGGATTGCTTCAGGGGAGGGGACCttattcccttctctctctctctctccccctccgcCCCCTccgtcccccccccccccccccgcctccGTCTTATCTCCATCTCTGAAGATGCGTGCAGTTTGGAACTTTGAGAGAAAaatcttcaattatttttcatctttaggcTCCACCCTTTTTAAGAAGTGTGGACATTGCTGTTAATAGTCTTTGTGAAAATACTTCTCAGCAAAACGAGGTTTAAATTACAGGTGGTAATTATTGCAAAAATGACTCTAGGGTTTCTTTTGGCGTGAGGGCTGAATACAGTATTTCCAGCATCTGTATATCCCCTGATTCATTGTGATTGCTAACAGCTAACATTTCTGGAGCACTAAATGTGAGTCAGgcacattatttaattttttaatccttGGAACAATGAATGGCACAAGGCAGGTCCCATTATGTGCATTTCACAATTTGGAACACTTTGTGGAGAAAGGTAAATAGCTTGCCATGAACTCATGGGTAGGcagcctgccacagcctccagaaccacaTGATggtagaggagaaagagaaataggaaGTGAGGATTTAGaaacagcattaaaaacaaagattGCTGGAGTTCAGAATAGCAACGTTTTAGATCTGTCATTTTCCAGAAACATCTCTGCGTGCATAGTTATTTACCTTGGTGCCAGACCGGAACTTGGGGGCTGTTTTCATTTCTAGGTGAAAGCTCCTTGGCTTTGTGTAACCATCGATttactcttaaaaaagaaaaaaatcctagagCTGAGTTTTGGTCTCTACCCAACATAGAATTCTAGATGCTGGTTAGAATGTTGACTTTTTAGTAAGAGGAGAAAAACGGCTTTTTGAGAAGGGAAAATGAGATTCACAAGTTTCAAATATTGCAGCAAAGTAATTCTTATCTGACTTTGAAATCTTTTCCATACCAAAAAAGCATCAGTGAGATGCTCCCCTGCCTGCCAGTGGCACGATTCAGTGCTTGCGGTTTGGAAGCTTCTCCCTATGTGGTCGGGCCATCACAGCCACATTtcacaatttctttttaactctttctgtgctcctccctcctccccggtGGCTGGAAGCACCAGCTCAGAGCAAACGTGTCCAGTGCTGGGCTGCCCGGCGACTTCCGCGAGGTGCTCCAGCGGCGGCTAGGGGAGCTGGAGAGGCAGCTTCTGCGCAAGGTGGCAGAGCTGGAGGACGAGAAGTCCCTGCTGCACAATGAGACCTCGGCTCACCGGCAGAAGACCGAGAGCACCCTGAATGCGCTGCTACAGAGGGTCACCGAGCTGGAGCGAGGtgtgtgcctggcctgtttctctgtctgggagtggcctgattttcacCACTTGTGGTCAGACATGTGATTCCGGTTGATGGACAGCAGGGATTGTGACACCACATGGGCCTGGTTCCCGGGTGTGTGAGCAAATAATAAAGGTGACTGAGCATGGTCATCTCAGAAATGAGCTGCcagctcccagcccccagccccactgGCATTATCCAGGGAAAAGTGAATGTGTCCAGGACCAGCTTCAATAAGCAACCACAGGGGCGTTTCAGTCTTTTCTTAACTAGTCCTGGCAGTGGATTCTGTgtatctttctcttctctgctcaCACTGTGGTGAGTAAGTTTCTCCCacaggagacagagagggagggatcaGGGGATAATTCAGATGGCATCATCAACCCCCAAACCACTGGGTGGCTTGGGTGTGAAGTTGTAGGTTTGCCCGTAGTGGGTGTTTATAAGACTGGAATTTTCCCAGATGCACTAACCTGATGAAGCCACTTCCCCGTGACTCCATTTCATGCATTGATAGGAGGATGCCCAATAGCAGAACATGCAATGACTTTGGCTGAGGTGGGGCAGATGGAGAAGGGGCTGGTGTTACTGTTCCATTTTACAGCCAGCATCCACAAACCACAGGTCTCTTTCATCCCTTTCCTAGTCTCTTCCTACAGAAAAACCTAGCCTTTCTTCCTTGCCCTTCTCAGAAAAAGGTGAGTATGGCTTACCTGTTAGATTCTTGAGTTTCCAAAAaatcttcctctctgtctcccctCTGTTGCTGGGTGGCCTCAGGAGCCATCCCTGAAGGTAAAGCAGCCGTCGCTGTGGCCCTCCTCCCATGACAGGAGGAGGGAGCATCTAGGCACAGGTGAGCGTGGCTCCGTGgacccagcctgagccacagtggATCCTCGGGACACCCAGGGCTATGGAGCTGGCACACTAAAGGTAGTTTGCCTCTCGAAAGGGGAGCTGTGGAATGAGAGGAGGGCTCCGTGAGAGACCTTGGTGGCTGTAAACCTCCCTCTGCACAGTGGCCAAGTTGCCACGAGGAGGTGGGTAGATAGCAGAATGGTGAGCCAGAGCCTCAGTCCTGCCAGGCGGGAGCTCAGACTCCTGGTGtgcccatttcatagatgagaaaaagaCTCCGTTCTCAGTGGGACATGTATCTTTTGGGGAGAGGGGCCCAAAGTGGGGCCTGGGCCACTAGCTGGCAAACAGTGACAGTCACATCAACctgcacctcccccttctctttctGTCACTCAAGGCCAATGTCATTTCACTGGGCTTACTTCTAAGGTAAGCCATCATCACAGCTTTGGCCACCCAGAAGCTGCCACTTTGTGACTGTCCCTTTCATTCCCAGCCTGTCCGTTACCAGCCAGAAAGAAACAGTCAGGACTCAGGCCCCGCCAGCCTGACTCTTGATCCTTTAGTTTCCCAGAAAGCCCTCAGAGCTTGTCTGGCACAGAGGGGAAGCTCACCTCTACAAGGGCAAAGACCCTGTTGGCCATTTATGCACCCCAGAGAGGCAGCTCAGCCTCTCTTCATCCCACCGTGGGAACTCTAGAATCCTTCTGTGAGCTCCACCAACTCAGCTCTGGGATGTGCTTTAAGGAAAGTGATCATTTGCAGACCAGTTTGTCTTCTGGGCAATTCTGAGTGTCCTGTTTGTGACAATTGTAGAGAGATGAGTAAACGCCCAGCCCTCCACATGTACTATGATTGGAAACGATGCCAAGTTTCTTAGACACATCCAGCTGAACCCAGAGTAGCTAGACCTTAACCTCACGACAGGCAGGGGGCCTCGGTGGGGGAACTCTGGCCTTTGGTCCATCAGCCTCCACCCCTTAGGGACCAGATGCTTGGCTGTGAGTTCCACACTTGGCATTCTGTAATACCTGCCACGACCTTGCAAGGTAGGGATTAGTTCAGACAAGGGACTCAAGTGAGAGAGCTAAAGTGATGCCTGCATTCACGTTGCCAGCAGATTGCAGAGCTGGGAGTGAAGTTGGTGGGGCCCCAGAGGAGTGATGGAGGCTGCAGCCTGGAGCGGTGTGTGGGCCCCAGCCCTGCTGGGTTAGAGGCTCCTTGGAGCCCCCAGCAAGCGCCTGACCCCTGGCATATGGACGCCCCTGCCGCCTGGGGCCCAGGGTTGcttgcttttctttgctgggagacctGTTCCTCTGCAAGGGCCTCCAGAGTCCAGGCCAGCTGTCCAGGCACCGCCCGGCTCAGTGTTGAAATAAATGTTGCTGCTGAGAAAACCAAAGCTGCCTCTCTTCCAGCCCCAGGCTGCCCACCCCCTGCTGAGCCTCTCCGCCACCTGCAGTGTCTGATTTATTGGTCAGGCCTTTTAATTCCTTAATTGGTTTTAACCAAGTTTCCTCCAAACCGCCAAgctgttttatttaaataaaaggcaCTGGCTCTCAGGGTACAGGCCCCCTCCTCTGCCCCTCGGCTCTCCCAGCTCTAATTAAACCTATCTGTTGTCACCAGGCTAACAACATTACCCACACGG
This DNA window, taken from Pongo pygmaeus isolate AG05252 chromosome 6, NHGRI_mPonPyg2-v2.0_pri, whole genome shotgun sequence, encodes the following:
- the NPTX2 gene encoding neuronal pentraxin-2 isoform X2 encodes the protein MLALLAASVALAVAAGAQDSPVPGSRFVCTALPPEAVHAGCPLPAMPMQGGAVSPEEELRAAVLQLRETVVQQKETLGAQREAIRELTGKLARCEGLAGGKARGAGATGKDTMGDLPRDPGHVVEQLSRSLQTLKDRLESLEHQLRANVSSAGLPGDFREVLQRRLGELERQLLRKVAELEDEKSLLHNETSAHRQKTESTLNALLQRVTELERGNSAFKSPDAFKVSLPLRTNYLYGKIKKTLPELYAFTICLWLRSSASPGIGTPFSYAVPGQANEIVLIEWGNNPIELLINDKDTVGGRFDATQAFVGELSQFNIWDRVLRAQEIVNIANCSTNMPGNIIPWVDNNVDVFGGASKWPVETCEERLLDL